The sequence AGTCCACATTTCAATATGCATTTATAATACCTCCTAGTGAATCAATCATTCATTATTATACGAGACAAAGCTTCATTTTACACATATTATGCTCTAACACTAGTCATAAAACAAAAGATAATAGATATTATTCTAGAAATCTTGAAATAATTAACGACAGCCACTTGGACTGTCGTTAATTGATTTCTTATAAATAAGTATCGTTTTCTAATAACGATAAAAAGTATGTTAAAATTCTTGCTGTCAATCCCCAAATTACTTTGTCATTATATTGATAAAAATATTGATCCATGAAGCGTTCGCTCCATTTATAATCCTTTCCACCAATTAAATCATAAGGAAAGTCTTCTTCAGGTACAGTTTTATAATAAACTCGTGATATTTTCGGGGAAGTTTCTCTTAAAAAGTCAAGAGGAACAGTAAATACAGATTCTACTTCATCCTCATTCGGTATAATTGAGTTAATATCCTTGATTTTTCCAATATTTAAATAAAGAATCTGATTTTGTGGGGTAGTAATCGTATCTAATGGAAGAACATCTTCAATGTCTTCTTCTTGAATTCCCAATTCCTCAACTGTTTCTCGAATCGCACTGTGTTGCGGATTGAGATCTTCTTTTTCAATTTTACCACCTGGAAAACAAATTTGTCCTGGATTTCTACGTAAGTTCATCGAACGTATTTCAAATAAAATATGAGTTTCATTATCTACTTCTACGAGCGGCAATAGTATGGAATACTTTGTAGAATTAATATTATTACTTTGTTTTAATTTTTCATACACCCTTGCGATTTTCAACCCCACCATCTCCTTTACTAGAATATAGGGTGTTAAGCCATCATTCAATTTGGTAAGTAATAAGACTAAAAAATCAATTGATGGCTCCTGAATCTTTTCCTAATTCTTCCTCAAGCCTTTTGGAAAATTATGTACTCTTTAATGAATCTCTCTTAATGGCTGATTTATAGGATTATAACTTACACAAATTAAAAGATTCACTTTATGTATTATTAAACAAGCCCTATAAAAATACCTTTTTGTTGGAGATATTTTTACTATTGCTAATGGATGAATCATGTAAAATAAAAATTTATTGACTCTTTAACAAGCCGTGATTATAATAATTATATTGATAAAATAAAAAAGCCCCGATTTAATATTTATGTCGGGACTGTTGAAAAACTTATTTCACTGAATACATTTTATTTATAATACTTACACAAATGTAGACTTTTATTATTGTGCTGTATATCCGCCATCCACTAATAAGCTGGCACCTGTAACAAATGACGATTCATCACTTGCAAGGAATAGTACGCAATTTGCAATCTCATCTGGTTCCCCAAGGCGTCTAGCTGGTACCAAGGATACTAATTGGTCAATGATTTCTTTTGGCGTATTATCTAAGATTGGAGTATTAACATATCCTGGACATACTGAGTTGATTCTAATACCTCTGTTTGCGTAAGTAACGGCAGCTGCACGAGTCATATTCACTACTCCACCCTTAGCTGCAGCATAGGCAGAAACAGACATTTGACCAACATGACCTAGGATGGATGCACAGTTTATGATAGAACCATTACCAGTTTTTTCCATCTCCGGAATTGCGTATTTGTTGCAAAGGAATACACCAGTAAGATCGACACTAATCGTCTGGTTCCATTCATCAAGTGTACAACAATCAAGATCTTGCATGTCACCAACACCCGCATTAGCAAATAAAACATCTAGCTTTCCATACGTGTCAACGGTTTCCTTAACTAGGTTTTTAACATCTTCCTCTTTAGAAACGTCTGTACGAACAAAGTGGGCTTCTCCGCCTTCTGCTTTAATGTCTTCTACTAGTTTGATTCCCTTTTCTGCATTACGAGCAGCAATAACAACTTTAGCACCTTCCTTCGCAAATAAACGAACTGTGCTTTCCCCAATTCCAAATGTTCCACCAGTAATAATGGCCACTTTTCCATCTAAACGCATCGTACATTCCTCCATTTATAAAATATAGTGAAGTAATTGTCTTTCACAAACCCAAAAAATCAAGATCTTATTAAAAAACATTCATGTTTATATCTTCTAGACTATTAATCAATTATTAAATAGCAATTTTTTTTAATAATAGAACCCGCTAGATTAGAGTAAAATATGCGGGTTCTTATGTACACGATTAACTACCCTTATTTTGTAAGAGTTTGTTCAACTTGCTTATAGATCTCATCAGCCTTTGTTAATCCTATTTTTTCAATCTCAAATAACTCATTTTCTACTTTAGTTTTTAATTCTTGATCTTTTAACATGTTTGTGTTAATTAATACGTTTAATTTGGCTCCTTGTAAAGCAGCTTTACAGAAGATGACCCCCACACCAACATCACTAATGACTAGACGAGAGCCTTTTTTTGCATATTCCTCATGTAAATTAATCGCCTCTAAACACAATTTAGCAATTTCTAAAGGTACATATGTCGCATCTACAAGAACTTCTTGTAAAACCTCATCTTTTTTTCGCTTCTCTTCCTCAGTCGATGAAGGTAAACCATATGCTTGTGATAGCGGATAGAAAACTTCTGCGTCTTTACTTACTAGACTTTTGAATTTTTCAATAATGTCTTCTCCCTTTTTGAGAAGCTCAATGATATCCTCTTCAACATCTTTATATTTCTTTTTTCCTACAGTTAAGTTTCCAACCATACTTCCAAGTGCCATACCAAGGGCTCCAACATATGCGCTAGCGCCTCCACCACCTGGTACTGGTGCTTTAGATGCAAGTTCATCTATAAATTGATTGCTGCTTTTATTAAGCATCATACTACCTCCTAAAAAAATATATCGAATAAAGGAGGAAGGTATCCAATTAAAATCGAATACCTTCCAAATGTGTTTATAATTTCTCGTTAAGCTAAAACAGGATCTTTTTAATTTTAGATGGAATTTTCACAAGCTTTTACAACATGTTCTAATAAAATAGTTGTTGTGATAAGTCCAACCCCACCTGTAGGAGGTGTCAGAGCTTTGACATGATCAATGACTTCATCATAATCAACATCACCACAAATTTTACCATTTCCATCATCATTGATGCCGACATCAATAACAACTTGATCAGCACTAAAATACTCTTTACCCATAAACTTTGCTTTACCAATTGCTGCAACAACAATGTCAGCTTTTGATGTAACTGCTGGCATATCTTTCGTTCTTGAATGGCAAATCGTTACGGTTGCATTTTCATCTAAAAGCAACATGGATAGTGGTTTACCAACAACAAGACTACGACCTGCTACTGCAATATTTGCTCCATTTAATGGAATGTCATAATGTTTTAGTACTTCGATTACTGCTTTTGGTGTACATGGTGCAAATCCAGTGCTGTTTCCTTCAAAAACTTTTTCTAGATTGATCGGAGACATACAATCAATATCTTTCGCCGGATCAATTAAGTTGCGAACAACTTCTGGATCAAGATGGTCTGGTAAAGGTCTGAAAATCATAATACCATGAACATCTTTATCACTGTTTCCTTTTTCAAAAACTTCTTTTAACTCATCCATTGTAACAGTCACTGGAAGTTCCAATACATTAGTTTTAATGTTTAGGCGTTCACAGTTCTTTAAGATGCTTCTTTCATAAGAAAGATCATCTTCACGGGCTCCAACCCGAATTAATTGAAGGGTTGGAGTCACACCGTTTCCGTTTAATTTTTCTACTCTTGATAAAATATTTTCTCTAAGCGATTCAACGACTGGTTTTCCAGCTAATCTTTCACCCATGTTGTAAAATCCTCCTAATTATGAAAGTCCGACGATTTCTCCACTATCAGTAATATCCATACCGTTAGCAGCAGGAACTTTCGGAAGACCTGGCATTGTCATGATAGATCCCGTTAATGCTACGATGAAACCAGCACCAGCATTTACTCTAACTTCTCTTACAGTAACGTTAAAACCAGTTGGTGCACCTAGTAATTTTGGATCATCAGAGAATGAGTATTGAGTTTTTGCCATACAAATTGGCATTTTATCTAAACCAAGGTCAGCAATTTGTTTGATTTGCTTCTTAGCTGCAGCTGTAAAGTCTACACCATCTGCACGGTAAATTTCAGTAGCAATTGTTGAGATTTTCTCTTCAATTGTTGCATCCACATCATATAATGGTGCAAAATTAGATGGTTTCGTTTCACAGATTTCAACTACTTTTTGTGCTAATTCAACTGCACCTTCTCCACCTTTAGCGAATACATCAGAAAGTACGATATCAATGCCTTTAGCTGATAATTTTTCTGTTAATAAGTTAATTTCCGCTTCAGTATCAGTTGGGAATTTATTAATTGCAACAACTGCAGGAACACCGAATTTATTAAGGTTTTCAATATGTCTTTCAATGTTTGCAATACCATCTTCAAGGGCTTGAAGGTTTTCAGCAGCAAGTTCAGTTTTAGCTACTCCACCGTTCATTTTAAGTGCTCTAATTGTTGCAACAATTACAGCTGCATCTGGATTTAATCCTGCAAAACGAGCTTTAATATCAAAGAATTTTTCAGCTCCAAGGTCTGCACCAAATCCTGCTTCTGTTACAACATAGTCAGCTAGTTTTAGTCCAACTCTTGTAGCCATAACTGAGTTACAGCCGTGAGCAATGTTAGCAAATGGTCCACCGTGAATAAATGCAGGTGTATTTTCAAGTGTTTGAACAAGGTTCGGCTTAATCGCATCTTTTAATAGTAGAGCCATTGCACCAGTTGCTTCTAAGTCTCCAGCTGTTACAGCCTCTCCTGATTTGTTATAAGCTACAACCATTCTAGATAATCTATCTTTAAGGTCGCTCATGCTTGTTGCAAGACATAGAATTGCCATGATTTCAGAAGCAACTGTAATATCGAAACCAGTTTGACGTACAAAACCATCTGGCTTTCCACCTAGACCAACAATTGTATTTCTTAATGAACGATCGTTCATGTCAAGTACGCGTCTCCAAACAATATTCTTTGGATCAATGTCTAGAGCATTCCCTTGATGTAAGTGGTTATCTAACATTGCAGCAAGTAAGTTATGTGCAGATGTAATTGCATGGAAATCACCTGTAAAGTGAAGGTTAATATCTTCCATTGGTACTACTTGAGCATAACCGCCACCTGCTGCTCCACCTTTAACTCCGAAAACAGGTCCTAATGATGGCTCACGAAGAGCTGTGATTGTTTTCTTACCAATTTTATTAAGTCCCATTGATAATCCAACGTTTGTTGTAGTTTTTCCTTCACCAGCTGGTGTTGGGTTAATCGCAGTGACAAGAATTAACTTGCCATCTGGCTTATCTTCTAAACGTTCTAATACATCTAATGATACTTTCGCTTTATATTTACCATATAATTCTAATTCATTATCTGTAATTCCAAGAGAATCAGCGATCTCACTAATTGGTTTTAATTCTGCTTCTTGCGCAATTTGTACATCAGTTTTCATGTTGTTTCCTCCAATTTCATTTCATACATTTTATTTTATCTTATAAATAGAAGTCATGTTTCTCAATAAACTTACATGATTCGGAATGAAGCGACAGAATAAAGAATAATTCTCTGTTCGGCTTCATTCCTTTTCAAAAAATATTTAAGCTTTTACAGTTTCTTTGCCTTGCTCTTCTTTTGTATAGCGTAATACAGGATTTCTTGCAGCCAACACTTCGTCTAAACGGCCAATTACCGTTGTATGAGGCGCTTCTAGAACAACTTCTGGATTTTCTTCTACTTCTTTTGCAATTTGAATCATTGCATCTGCAAAAGCATCCATTGTTTCTTTTGACTCAGTTTCAGTCGGTTCAATCATTAAACACTCTTCCACGTTTAATGGGAAGTAGATTGTTGGTGGATGGTAACCAAAGTCAAGCAGACGTTTTGCCATATCAAGCGTACGAACGCCTAGTTTCTTTTGTCTTGAACCAGACAAGACAAATTCGTGTTTACAAAGTTGTCCTTGATATGGTGAATCAAAGTATGGCTCAAGTCGTTTACGTAAGTAGTTCGCATGAAGAACAGCACCTTCAGAAACTTCACGTAAACCAACATTTCCTAATGTGCGAATATAAGTATAAGCACGAACATTAATTCCAAAGTTTCCAAAATACCCTTTTACTCGGCCAATCGATAATGGATAATCTGAATTTAGAACAAATTTATCGCCATCTTTTTCAACACGTGGTATTGGTAAGTAAGGAAGTAAAACCTTCTTAACTCCTACTGGACCTGAACCTGGACCACCACCACCGTGTGGGCCTGTGAATGTTTTATGAAGGTTTAAATGCACAACATCAAAGCCCATGTCGCCTGGTGTTGTTTTCCCTAAAATCGCATTGGAGTTTGCTCCATCATAGTAAAGTAATCCGCCTGCTTCATGAACTACTTCAGCGATTTCTTTAATTTCTTTTTCAAACAATCCAAGTGTATTAGGATTTGTCAACATTAAAGCAGCTACATCACTGTTTACATGTTTCTTCAACTCGTCTAAGTCAACTAATCCATTTTCATTAGATGGAATCGTAACGGTTTC is a genomic window of Niallia sp. XMNu-256 containing:
- a CDS encoding glucose 1-dehydrogenase, whose amino-acid sequence is MRLDGKVAIITGGTFGIGESTVRLFAKEGAKVVIAARNAEKGIKLVEDIKAEGGEAHFVRTDVSKEEDVKNLVKETVDTYGKLDVLFANAGVGDMQDLDCCTLDEWNQTISVDLTGVFLCNKYAIPEMEKTGNGSIINCASILGHVGQMSVSAYAAAKGGVVNMTRAAAVTYANRGIRINSVCPGYVNTPILDNTPKEIIDQLVSLVPARRLGEPDEIANCVLFLASDESSFVTGASLLVDGGYTAQ
- a CDS encoding bifunctional 5,10-methylenetetrahydrofolate dehydrogenase/5,10-methenyltetrahydrofolate cyclohydrolase; amino-acid sequence: MGERLAGKPVVESLRENILSRVEKLNGNGVTPTLQLIRVGAREDDLSYERSILKNCERLNIKTNVLELPVTVTMDELKEVFEKGNSDKDVHGIMIFRPLPDHLDPEVVRNLIDPAKDIDCMSPINLEKVFEGNSTGFAPCTPKAVIEVLKHYDIPLNGANIAVAGRSLVVGKPLSMLLLDENATVTICHSRTKDMPAVTSKADIVVAAIGKAKFMGKEYFSADQVVIDVGINDDGNGKICGDVDYDEVIDHVKALTPPTGGVGLITTTILLEHVVKACENSI
- a CDS encoding CoA pyrophosphatase translates to MKIARVYEKLKQSNNINSTKYSILLPLVEVDNETHILFEIRSMNLRRNPGQICFPGGKIEKEDLNPQHSAIRETVEELGIQEEDIEDVLPLDTITTPQNQILYLNIGKIKDINSIIPNEDEVESVFTVPLDFLRETSPKISRVYYKTVPEEDFPYDLIGGKDYKWSERFMDQYFYQYNDKVIWGLTARILTYFLSLLENDTYL
- a CDS encoding cyclodeaminase/cyclohydrolase family protein; translated protein: MLNKSSNQFIDELASKAPVPGGGGASAYVGALGMALGSMVGNLTVGKKKYKDVEEDIIELLKKGEDIIEKFKSLVSKDAEVFYPLSQAYGLPSSTEEEKRKKDEVLQEVLVDATYVPLEIAKLCLEAINLHEEYAKKGSRLVISDVGVGVIFCKAALQGAKLNVLINTNMLKDQELKTKVENELFEIEKIGLTKADEIYKQVEQTLTK
- a CDS encoding formate--tetrahydrofolate ligase, yielding MKTDVQIAQEAELKPISEIADSLGITDNELELYGKYKAKVSLDVLERLEDKPDGKLILVTAINPTPAGEGKTTTNVGLSMGLNKIGKKTITALREPSLGPVFGVKGGAAGGGYAQVVPMEDINLHFTGDFHAITSAHNLLAAMLDNHLHQGNALDIDPKNIVWRRVLDMNDRSLRNTIVGLGGKPDGFVRQTGFDITVASEIMAILCLATSMSDLKDRLSRMVVAYNKSGEAVTAGDLEATGAMALLLKDAIKPNLVQTLENTPAFIHGGPFANIAHGCNSVMATRVGLKLADYVVTEAGFGADLGAEKFFDIKARFAGLNPDAAVIVATIRALKMNGGVAKTELAAENLQALEDGIANIERHIENLNKFGVPAVVAINKFPTDTEAEINLLTEKLSAKGIDIVLSDVFAKGGEGAVELAQKVVEICETKPSNFAPLYDVDATIEEKISTIATEIYRADGVDFTAAAKKQIKQIADLGLDKMPICMAKTQYSFSDDPKLLGAPTGFNVTVREVRVNAGAGFIVALTGSIMTMPGLPKVPAANGMDITDSGEIVGLS
- the gcvPB gene encoding aminomethyl-transferring glycine dehydrogenase subunit GcvPB yields the protein MLEYNDLIFEISRSGRVGYSLPKSDVDSVNLEDKFPKHLIRDEEAELPEVAELDLVRHYTALSNKNHGIDNGFYPLGSCTMKYNPKINEDVARLAGFSRIHPDQPTETVQGALELMYNLQEELAVITGMDAVTLQPSAGAQGEWTGLMMVRAYHEQKGENRTKVLVPDSAHGTNPASATVAGYETVTIPSNENGLVDLDELKKHVNSDVAALMLTNPNTLGLFEKEIKEIAEVVHEAGGLLYYDGANSNAILGKTTPGDMGFDVVHLNLHKTFTGPHGGGGPGSGPVGVKKVLLPYLPIPRVEKDGDKFVLNSDYPLSIGRVKGYFGNFGINVRAYTYIRTLGNVGLREVSEGAVLHANYLRKRLEPYFDSPYQGQLCKHEFVLSGSRQKKLGVRTLDMAKRLLDFGYHPPTIYFPLNVEECLMIEPTETESKETMDAFADAMIQIAKEVEENPEVVLEAPHTTVIGRLDEVLAARNPVLRYTKEEQGKETVKA